The genomic stretch CATGCAGCGGCTGGAGAAGCAGCTCGGCCTGCGGCTCTTCGACCGGAGCGGGCGCGTCCCGCGTCTGACGGCGAAGGGAGAAGCCGTCGTCGCGGCGGCGCAGCGACTCCACGAGGACATCGCCTCGTTCCAGGCGGTGGTGGGCCGGCTCAAGAGCGGCGAGGAGACGAAGCTGTCGCTGGTGGTGGACGCCATGTTCCCCACCGCCGCACTGCTGGACTTCGTGCGGGAGCTGGCGCGCACGCACCCGGGTGTGGAGCTGGCGCTGGAGGTGGAGCTGCTGTCCGCGGTGACTGAGCGCGTGCGCGAGCGCCGCGCGACGCTGGGCATCGCCGGCGCGGACCTGGACCTCACCGGCCTGGAGCAGCGCCCCATCGCGCTCCTCAAGATGATTCCCGTCGCCGCGCCCTCGCATCCGCTCGCGGCGGTGAAGGGCGTCCTCACGGAGGCGCACCTCGCCTCCGCCATCCAAATCGTCCTGAGCGAGCGGCTGCCGGAGGGCAAGACGGGCACGGCGGACCGGGGCGTCATCGGCTCGCGACTCTGGCGAGTCGCAGACCTGATGACCAAGCACTCGCTCCTCGTCGGCGGCGTCGGCTGGGGCCACGAGCCCGAGCACCTCGTCCGCAACGACCTCGCCGCCGGACGGCTGGTGGCGCTGCGACTGGCGGCCTGGGAGGGAGGGCCCCCACCCCAGCGCCCGCTCGCCCTGGTGCGCCGCAAGGGCACGCCGCTGGGCCCGGTGGCGACGTGGGCCTCGAACCGGCTCACCTCGCTGTGCCAGCTCGCGCTCGGGGGCGCGGACCATCACACGACGTGATGAAAAGCATCACGACCTGGAGCGATTTACAGACGGGGCTCGGCTCTTAGATTTGGAGGCATGAGCACCACGACCCAAGTCAGCGTTCCCACTTCTCCTCGAGCCACTTCCCGCCCCCGCACCCTGGAGAGTGTCCATGGTGGCGGCGAGCTGCACTGGGTGGGTGACGGCTTCCGCGTCCACACCCTCGTGCCGAGCGGCGGCCTGCGCCAGGAGCGGACCAGTCCGTTCCTGCTGCTCGACTACCATCCGCCCCATGACTACCCCGCGCTGGCGAAGGGCCAGCGGGGCGTCGGCTGGCATCCGCACCGTGGCTTCGAGACGGTGACGCTCGCATTCGAAGGTCACGTCGCGCACCGCGACAACGCGGGCCACTCCGGAGTCATCAGTCCCGGGGACGTGCAGTGGATGACGGCGGCGTCCGGCATCCTCCACGAGGAGTACCACGAGCACGACTTCTCCCGGCGCGGGGGCACGTTCCACATGCTCCAGCTCTGGGTGAACCTGCCTCGCCAGCACAAGATGTCCGCTCCGGGCTACCAGCCCATCACGAAGGAGCAGATTCCGGTGGTCCCCGTTCAAGGAGGCGGGGAGGCCACGGAGCACAGCCGGGTGCGCATCATCGCCGGGAGCTACGGTGACGCGAAGGGTCCCGCCAGGACCTTCACGCCCATCTCCATGCTCGACGTGAAGGTGCGCGCGGGCGAGGACTTCAACCTGTCGCTGCCCTCGAACCACAACGCCCTGGTGCTCGTCGCCAACGGCCGCGTGACGGTGGACGCGGAGAGCATCCGGAGCGGTGAGCTCGCGGTGTTCGCCAACGACGGGGAGACCCTCTCCCTCCGGGCCGGCGAGGACACGCACTTCATCGTCCTCGCGGGCGAGCCCATCCACGAGCCCATCGCCCATACCGGGCCGTTCGTGATGAACAACCACCGGGAGATCATCCAGGCCATCGACGACTTCGAGTCGGGCGCCTTCGGTGGGATTCCTGAGTAACGGGGCGCGCGGCGGCTGACGGCGCGCAAGGAGTTCTGGCGCCTCCGGGACACACCGTCCCGGGGGCGTCAACGGCAGGGGCCGCCGGCCTGGTGGCTATCTTGCGCCTCAACACCACGCGGCCTGGGGTGGCCCTCGCGCATGCCCGCGCCCCGAGGGACGCGATCCTCGGGGATGCGGTATGAGCAGGCATGCGCATCGCCGTGACGGGTTCACACCGGGTGGGCAAGTCGACGCTGATTGACTTGCTCGGAGAAGAGCTCGAGGGGTACCGGCTCGCGGAAGAGCCGTACCTCCTCCTCGAGGAAGAGGGTTACGAGTTCGCGTCTCCCCCCTCCCTGGAGGACTTCATCGAACAGCTCCGGTTCTCGGCCGAGCTGCTTCAAGCCGAGAAAGACTCACGCGACATCCTGTTCGACCGCTGCCCTGTCGACTTCCTGGGTTATCTCCAGGCGCATGAGGACGCGGAGGCGTTCGACCTGGAGGAATGGCATCCCCGGGTCCGCTCCGCCATCCAGACGCTCGACCTCATCGTCTTCGTGCCCATCGAGGCACCGGATCGCATCCGGCTCCGGGCCCGTGAAGACATCCACATGAGGACCGCGGTAGACGAGACGCTGTCCAGGGTGCTGCTCGACGACCCGTACGAGCTGGGCGTGGAGGTGCTCACCGTCCACGGCACGGCGGACGCGCGGGTGAAACAGGTCCTTGCACGGGCAATCCGCTGACCGGGAGGCGTTTGACGAACGGCCCGCAGGCTCGGCCCCCCGTCCCCTTGCCCCGCTCAGGCAAGGCTCCAGACGCGAACCCTTCTCGCGTCTGGAGCCCGCCCGTGAATCACGGCGTGTACGTCACTTCGAGCTGCGGGCGCTTGGAGGCGTCCTCGGCCTCGCGTGAATGGTAATAGCTGATGTACCCACTGCTGGAGATGCGCAGGGAGATGCGTCGTTCTGTCGCATCCGATGCCCCCAACGGCGCACCGGAGACGTCCGGCTGGTTGTGGAAGGGCATGCTGTATTCATCCCAGGCATTGTCTTGCACGAGGTGCGTGTAGGTGTTGCCCCAGGTACTCAGTACTGGGAATTCAACTACACGACCAACTGGATCCACCCCCTCTACGAGCTGCCCTTCACCGGCGGCTTCCCCGACCAATCGGCGACGGACCCGGCGAACACGTATCAGGAAGGCAAGATCGGCCGGAAGGCATCGATCGTTCCGGGCAATCGGATCGGCCTCAACAAGGACCCGCAGCGGACCATCGAGTTCGGCGACAACCCGTCCCTCCCGCGCGATCCGGATCGCTTCGACACAGAGGAAGACTCTCAGCGCAAGTTCCGCCAGCGCTTCATTCCGAGCGGCGTCGCGCGGGAGGTGTTCCTGAACGTGTTCCAGCGACTCGACTCCTTCCAACCGGGTGTGACCAACCTCGAGCAGCGGCTCGTGGCGGCCTACAAGGCGGCGATCACCGTCGCGGACACGAATGGTGACGGCATCATCCAGGCGGCCGAGGGCGACATCGACACCTGCAGCGCAAAGTGCTTCCCTGCGACGCCGAGCGACGAGTGCACGGACAGTGACAGCTCGTGCCTCTACCTTCCGGCCACGACCTACAACCGCTTCGCGGTGACCCGGGAGATCAACGACGGATACCTCGCGCCGCGCTTCGCTCCGAGCCAGCGTGGGTGGGTGCTCTCCGGCAACAGGGTCGAAGTCTCCCCGGCAGTGCCGGCCTCCGCAGGCCGCGACAGCGACGACCGCTGACCAAGGAGCCCACCGGCGTGGACCGAGCGCCGCCTCGCCCACGCCGGCCTGGGCACGCGCACGTCTCGCCACCGGTCGCCAGCCTTGGCGTGGATCGCGTGATCCTCGTCAACGCCGCACGGGTGGAGAAGAGCTACTTCGATTCCAAGGTCATGGCCGACGAATTCGTGCATGAGCTCCTGGTCCTCGGGCTCAAGCAGGCGCGCGACACGGTACTGCCGGAGATCCTGGTGCGCTCGCGCTTCCGACCATTCGTCGAAGACGAGCTCGATGCGCTCTGTTCGGACAGCCCGGTGCGCCTCATCCCCCACCCTCCGGCCAGCACGCCGGTGGAAGCACTCGCTCCCCTCCCAGCGGAAAACGCGGTCTTGGCCATCGGGCCGGAGGGCGGCTGGGTTCCCTTTGAAGTTGAACTCATCCAGGCCCGAGGCTTCACTCCCTTCAGCCTCGGCCCCCGGATCCTGCGAGTCGAAGTCGCCGTGCCCCTGTTGCTGGGACAGCTCGCGCTCCTGATTCACGCCTCGGCTGATGTGGTCGCGTTCCGGAGAGAGCCGAACAGCTTGAGTACCGCCTGGGGCCGCACCCACGGCCCACGACGAATTCATCCGGGCCGTGAATCAGAGCCGCGCCGCTACTTCGCGGCGCGGCTCAGCATGTCCCAGTAGCTGTGCAGGCCACGGATGTGGTTTCCACCATCGACGGAGATGGTCTCCCCGGTGATCCACGCCGCGTCCTCGCCGCACAGGAAGGAGACCACGCCCGCGACATCCGACGGCATTCCACACGGCTTGCCCAGCGGCGTGCGAGCCAGGAACTCATGACCCATGACCTCGATGAGTCCGACACTCTCCGCCAGCGGTGTCTGGATGGCTCCAGGGGCCACCACATTCACCCGGATTCCATGCCGCCCGAGCTCCGACGCGGCGACCTTCGAGAGGTTCGCCAGTCCCGCCTTCGACGCGCAGTAGTGCGACAACCCATCCGTCACCGCGAGCTGGTTCAGGGAGGAGATGTTGACCACCACGCCGGGCTTCTTGGCCTGCACGAGCGCCCGCGCGAAGGCCTTCATGAACAGGAAGGGCCCCTTCAGGTTGATGGCCATCACCTGGTCGAAGTCCTCGTCCGGCAGGTCGAGCAGCGGCGCCAGCGTGGCGGTCCCCGCGTTGTTCACCAGAATTCCTGGCAGGCCCAGCTCGCGCGTGGCGACCTCGAGACTCCGGGCGACATCCTCCGGCCGGCGGACGTCACCCGTGAAAGGCACGGCGCGCGCATTCCCGTCGAACATGCGGTTGAGGTCCCTGGCGGTCTCCTCCACCTTCGCCTGAGTCCGGCCAAAGACAAGCACGTTGGCCCCATCCCGCATCAGTCGCTCGGCGATTCCCCGCCCGATGCCCTGTGCAGCTCCCGTCACGATGGCACTGTTTGATATGAGATTCACGCTGCCTCCTGGCTGCTGGTGAGTCACACGGGATGATGGCAGCCAGGAACTCTTCGTCCATTTCAGGGAAATCGTCCTCGGCTGCCGTGGCAGACACCCGCATCGCCATCGTCAGGGAACACCGCTCACGGCCACGCACGAAACTTTTCCACGAAGAGGGCCGCTCTTGTTACCCCGCTTCCCGCCAGGGAGTCTGAATAACCTCCCAGCGGCCCCCCCTGCGGCTGGGCTTGCCCACGGCATGTGCGAGGTTGGCCCCGGCACGAGGGCCACCCCAGGCCGCGTGGTGTTGAGGCTCAAGAGGCGCCAAGAGGTCCTGGCCCCTGCTACGCACCTGATGGGAGCGCGCTCTGGGCAGGCCTGTACCCCAAGGGGGCTCAAGCCGCCTTCCACCACACGGGAGCATCACTCGGGCGGCCCCGTCAGCGGCCCTCCTCGGCCCCTCTGCACCCTCCCCCACCAACAGGGCCCCCATCCCTCTTATGCGTGGCGGGGACATCTCCCGCCACAGGGGAAGTACTCAAGGGGAAGGCTGCAGCGCCTTGCGCTCCTTCGCGCAGACCAGGACCAGCGCCAGCATGCTCATGCTGGCGCCGCCGATGTCGAACTTCTGCTCCTTGAAGTCGGGGTACCGATTCTCGAGGATGCGCCCCTCCGCGATGCAGTCGTTGAGCTGCGCGAGCGCCTCGCTCTTGCGCCCCTTGGAGAGGTGGGCCTTCGCCGCGTCGTAGGCCTTCCGCTGGCCCTCCTGGAACCGGAGCTCCACGTCGACCCGCTTCAGGGGCGCCTGCAGGGCCTCGGCCTTCTGGGCGCACTGGGGCATCACGTCCTGGGGCCGGGTGGGGCTCCCGTCCACGAGCACGTCGACCGCCGCGAGGCTGGCGTTCTCCTTCACCATCCGGGCGCCCTCGTCCTGGCATGCCTTGAGCTTCTCCGCGGCGCTCGCGTACAAGGCCCTGCGCTTGCGCAGGTCCGAGGAGGACGCGGCGGATGCCGCTGCCTTGCACTCCTTGGCGTACAGAGCGTAGTCACGGTCCTTCTTGACGAAGGCGGCACCGGCCTCCAGCACCACGCCAATCTGCTTGACCGCGTTCTCCGCGGCCTGGAGCTGCGCCTCCGACGGCGTCTCCTTCTGGACCTGGGTGACCAGCGCCACCGCGTTCTTCCGGGCCTCGTCCACCTTCGCGCGCTGCTGCTGCAGGTCGACCTCGTACCGGCGCCGTTCCATCGTCACCCGCCCGTCCTTGAGCAGCTGTCGCGCCTCCGCGGCGGCCGGGCTGATGGACGTATAGGCGGGATAGAGGCCCTGTTGAGGGTGAGGGCTGGAGCGGAGGGGCCGAGGAGGGCCGCTGACGGGGCCTCCCGAGCGATGCTCCCGGCTGGTGGACAGAACGCTTGCCCCCCCCTTGGGGTACATGCCTGTCCAGACCGCGCTCCCATCAGGTGCGTGGCAGGGGCCGCCGGCCCGGTGGCTGTCTTGCGCCTCAACACCACGCGGCCTGGGGTGGCCCTCGTGCCGGGGCCAACCTCGCACAGGCCGTGGGCAAGCCCAGGTGCTCCAGAATCGCCCGCACCCCGGGGGCCCACTTCACGTACGCCAAGACCCGCCGCCGGCCTCCACACCTCACGCAGCCGAACACGTCGACGTCCTCCTGCATCCGCCAGACCCTGGTGTTCGATCTGGAAATGGGCGTTGACAACCGCAAGCCCGCCGCCACCGACGACATCGCGCACACCCTCAACTACAAGGCCGTCTCCAAGCGACTGATCGAGTTCGTCGGCCAGTCTGACTTCGGTCTGGTGGAGACCCTGGCCGAGCGTTGCGCGGCCATCGTGCTGGAGGAGTTCGGCGTGCAGTGGCTGCGCCTGAAGCTGTCCAAGCCCGGCGCGGTACGTGGCGCGCGCGGTGGGGGTGCTCATCGAACGTAGCCGTCAAGACGGCTGACCGCACCCAAGCCAAGGAGGTATTACCTGCTCATGAATGTGCAACAACCCGTGACGATCCTGCCGTGGCTGAGCGCGCTTCAACGCCAGCTGGAGCCCTGGCCGATGGCCTGGCCGGTCACTGTGCTGGCGGCGCTGCTGGGGGTGGCCTGGCTGGCCAACTTCGTCACCAAGAAGATCCTGCTGCGCGGCCTGCACCATGTGATCGAGCGGCTGTCCGGCCCCGAGCACGACACCCGGCTGGCCTTGCGCGCGGTGGAGCGCCTGTCCAACGTGGTGCCGTCGGTGGTGATCGCCTCCGGGCTGTCGCTGGTGCCGGGTCTGCCGGCAGCGCTGGTGGTCCTGCTCCAGGGCGCCTGCCACGTGTGGACAGTGGCCACGCTCGCGCTGGCCGCCAGCCATGCCTTCGACGCTTCCAACGCGTTCTACGAACGCCGCCCGGATGCGCGGAACAAGCCGATCAAGGGCTACCTGCAGGTGGCCAAGATCATCGTCTTCGTACTGGCCGGCCTGTCCATCGTGGCCACCCTGGCCGGCGTGAAGCTGCTGCATGTGCTCACCGGTCTGGGCGCGGCCACGGCGGTGCTGATGCTGATCTTCCAGGACACGCTCCTGTCGCTGGTGGCCAGCGTGCAGATCAGCGGCGATGGTCGCGTGCGCATCGGTGACTGGATCGAGATGCCCAGCCAGAACGCCGACGGTGATGTGATCGATATTGCCCTGCACACGGTGACGGTGCAGAACTGGGACAAGACCATCACCACCATCCCGACCAAGAAGTTGATCAGCGACTCGTTCAAGAACTGGCGCGGCATGCGGCAGAGCGGTGGCCGCCGGATCAAGCGCTCGATCTACCTGGATCAGCACAGCGTGCGCTTCCTGGATGATGCGTTGCAGCCACGCATCTACCAGTTCGCATTGCTCGATGATTACCTGGCCAGCAAGCGCGAGGAGCTGGGGCAGTGGAATGCCCAAGTGGCCGCCGTGCATCCCGAGCCCGTCAATGCCCGCCGGCTGACCAACCTGGGCACGTTCCGCGCCTATGTGGAGCGCTACCTGCGCACCCACCCGCGCATCAACCAGAACATGACCCTACTGGTGCGTCAGATGGCACCGACCGAGCACGGCCTGCCCCTGGAGATCTACTGTTTCACCGCCTCCACGGCCTGGGCCGAGTACGAGGCGACCCAGTCGGACATCTTCGACCACCTGCTGGCGATCCTGCCCGAGTTCGGTCTGCGCGTGTTCCAGCAGTCCTCCGATGCGATGTTCATGGGCTTGCAGCGCGCCCAGGACTGTGCCACGCCGGTGGTGCGCGGCTGAGAGGCTGGGCCTGCCGACCCGGTGTCATCCACGCAAAAGGCCGGGCAATGCCCGGCCTTTTACGTGTGCGAAGGCGCTTACTGGCCCTTGGGCGTGAGCTTGAGCAGGCGGCCGGCCTTGCCGTCCTGGAGCAGCCAGATGGCGCCATCCGGGCCCTGTCCGACCTCGCGGATGCGCTGTATCCGTCCGGCCAACGACGTG from Myxococcus xanthus encodes the following:
- a CDS encoding mechanosensitive ion channel family protein, giving the protein MNVQQPVTILPWLSALQRQLEPWPMAWPVTVLAALLGVAWLANFVTKKILLRGLHHVIERLSGPEHDTRLALRAVERLSNVVPSVVIASGLSLVPGLPAALVVLLQGACHVWTVATLALAASHAFDASNAFYERRPDARNKPIKGYLQVAKIIVFVLAGLSIVATLAGVKLLHVLTGLGAATAVLMLIFQDTLLSLVASVQISGDGRVRIGDWIEMPSQNADGDVIDIALHTVTVQNWDKTITTIPTKKLISDSFKNWRGMRQSGGRRIKRSIYLDQHSVRFLDDALQPRIYQFALLDDYLASKREELGQWNAQVAAVHPEPVNARRLTNLGTFRAYVERYLRTHPRINQNMTLLVRQMAPTEHGLPLEIYCFTASTAWAEYEATQSDIFDHLLAILPEFGLRVFQQSSDAMFMGLQRAQDCATPVVRG
- a CDS encoding SDR family NAD(P)-dependent oxidoreductase, translated to MNLISNSAIVTGAAQGIGRGIAERLMRDGANVLVFGRTQAKVEETARDLNRMFDGNARAVPFTGDVRRPEDVARSLEVATRELGLPGILVNNAGTATLAPLLDLPDEDFDQVMAINLKGPFLFMKAFARALVQAKKPGVVVNISSLNQLAVTDGLSHYCASKAGLANLSKVAASELGRHGIRVNVVAPGAIQTPLAESVGLIEVMGHEFLARTPLGKPCGMPSDVAGVVSFLCGEDAAWITGETISVDGGNHIRGLHSYWDMLSRAAK
- a CDS encoding dihydroneopterin aldolase, with translation MFDLEMGVDNRKPAATDDIAHTLNYKAVSKRLIEFVGQSDFGLVETLAERCAAIVLEEFGVQWLRLKLSKPGAVRGARGGGAHRT
- a CDS encoding LysR family transcriptional regulator, with translation MLESVTIDQLRTLRAVAEEGSFSAAARKLGQGQPAVSQAMQRLEKQLGLRLFDRSGRVPRLTAKGEAVVAAAQRLHEDIASFQAVVGRLKSGEETKLSLVVDAMFPTAALLDFVRELARTHPGVELALEVELLSAVTERVRERRATLGIAGADLDLTGLEQRPIALLKMIPVAAPSHPLAAVKGVLTEAHLASAIQIVLSERLPEGKTGTADRGVIGSRLWRVADLMTKHSLLVGGVGWGHEPEHLVRNDLAAGRLVALRLAAWEGGPPPQRPLALVRRKGTPLGPVATWASNRLTSLCQLALGGADHHTT
- a CDS encoding pirin family protein, whose amino-acid sequence is MSTTTQVSVPTSPRATSRPRTLESVHGGGELHWVGDGFRVHTLVPSGGLRQERTSPFLLLDYHPPHDYPALAKGQRGVGWHPHRGFETVTLAFEGHVAHRDNAGHSGVISPGDVQWMTAASGILHEEYHEHDFSRRGGTFHMLQLWVNLPRQHKMSAPGYQPITKEQIPVVPVQGGGEATEHSRVRIIAGSYGDAKGPARTFTPISMLDVKVRAGEDFNLSLPSNHNALVLVANGRVTVDAESIRSGELAVFANDGETLSLRAGEDTHFIVLAGEPIHEPIAHTGPFVMNNHREIIQAIDDFESGAFGGIPE
- a CDS encoding AAA family ATPase, translated to MRIAVTGSHRVGKSTLIDLLGEELEGYRLAEEPYLLLEEEGYEFASPPSLEDFIEQLRFSAELLQAEKDSRDILFDRCPVDFLGYLQAHEDAEAFDLEEWHPRVRSAIQTLDLIVFVPIEAPDRIRLRAREDIHMRTAVDETLSRVLLDDPYELGVEVLTVHGTADARVKQVLARAIR
- a CDS encoding RsmE family RNA methyltransferase; protein product: MDRAPPRPRRPGHAHVSPPVASLGVDRVILVNAARVEKSYFDSKVMADEFVHELLVLGLKQARDTVLPEILVRSRFRPFVEDELDALCSDSPVRLIPHPPASTPVEALAPLPAENAVLAIGPEGGWVPFEVELIQARGFTPFSLGPRILRVEVAVPLLLGQLALLIHASADVVAFRREPNSLSTAWGRTHGPRRIHPGRESEPRRYFAARLSMSQ
- a CDS encoding PQQ-dependent sugar dehydrogenase, which produces MAGRIQRIREVGQGPDGAIWLLQDGKAGRLLKLTPKGQ